In the Drosophila gunungcola strain Sukarami unplaced genomic scaffold, Dgunungcola_SK_2 000001F, whole genome shotgun sequence genome, one interval contains:
- the LOC128263473 gene encoding lysosomal alpha-mannosidase, translated as MEYFSSLPVFITLFLLNTAASEATCGFKACPDTKQNMINVHLVPHSHDDVGWLKTVDQYYYGSQNKIQHAGVQYILDTVVEELLKDSRRRFIQVETFFFAKWYSEQTETIQRAVKKLVADGRLEFAGGAWSMNDEATVNYQSVIDQFNLGLRYLKDIFGDCGRPSIGWQIDPFGHSREMASIFAQMGYNGEFFARMDYVDKKKRMEEQGMEMIWQSSEYLKNSNIFTGMLYNHYSSPPGFCFDINCQDAPIIDGESYDNNVDKRVSDFIDYVKTMSKSFRSTHIMVPMGDDFQYEDAAVNFKNMDKLIKYVNDRQSGGSQVNVFYSTPSCYLYELHQLQQTWPNKTEDFFPYSSDSHSYWTGYFTSRPTQKRFHRDGNHFFQTVKQLSVLANLTSPQHAEDLENLSQAMGIMQHHDAVTGTEKQAVARDYDRMLYKAIVGAENSARDALRSLTNLTSGQFESCLELNISVCAFTQNSANNVVVTLVSPLAHASTQYVRIPVENNNYIVTDEKGREVPSEVIPVPWQVLAIEHRSNDTQHELVFKATVAKIANFLIRVLPSPKSVDHEYFPIGKAMDETDVLIVENSLVKLTFDTTTGGLKTISMNGLTENIQQSFGIYKGFRGNNGEAKNRSSGAYVFRPNGGIEILSNKADISFYNGTRVKEVHQHVNEWISQVIRLYEGVNRVEFEWLVGPIPTNDEVGKEIITRFSSNISSKGRFYTDSNGREMLERERNQREHFDPDMSEAISGNYYPVTGQISLQDGEKRLTLLNDRAQGGASLMDGELELMLHRRLLSDDAFGVGEALNETQYGTGLIARGKVYLILDVATEKPNHAERLVQHELDQHFWKFFSKSNSVPHVNKDMIPDFTDFPRSVELLSFEQYSKEQILIRVENFNTNGNVVSFNLYPLFTSLSGYQIWETTLDGNMKLIDMKRFKFNQDGSGSIPSSVEYFYAPHSPLSADSTMAASEFVVTLVPMQIRTFIILQKPIS; from the exons ATGGAATATTTCAGTAGCTTACCGGTTTTTATCACGCTCTTTCTACTGAACACTGCGGCATCCGAGGCTACCTGTGGGTTTAAG GCATGCCCCGACACGAAACAGAACATGATCAATGTTCATTTGGTCCCCCACTCGCACGACGATGTCGGTTGGCTGAAAACGGTTGATCAGTACTACTATGGAAGTCAGAACAAGATTCAGCACGCTGGAGTCCAGTATATTTTGGATACGGTGGTCGAAGAGCTCCTGAAGGACTCGAGACGGCGTTTCATTCAGGTGGAAACGTTCTTCTTTGCCAAGTGGTACTCCGAACAAACCGAAACAATCCAGCGAGCTGTGAAGAAATTGGTAGCAGATGGACGACTTGAATTCGCCGGAGGAGCTTGGAGTATGAACGATGAGGCCACGGTTAACTATCAAAGTGTAATAgatcaatttaatttgggATTAAG ATACTTAAAAGACATTTTTGGGGACTGTGGACGACCGAGCATAGGTTGGCAGATCGATCCATTTGGTCACTCCCGGGAAATGGCCTCTATATTTGCTCAAATGGGATATAATGGCGAATTTTTCGCTCGCATGGATTACGTCGACAAAAAGAAACGTATGGAAGAGCAAGGAATGGAGATGATTTGGCAATCAAGCGAATACCTTAagaattcaaacatttttactgGCATGCTTTACAATCACTATTCATCGCCACCGGGTTTCTGCTTCGATATCAATTGCCAGGATGCTCCAATAATCGATGGCGAGAGTTACGACAACAACGTGGACAAAAGGGTCAGTGATTTTATCGATTATGTAAAGACAATGTCGAAGTCTTTCCGATCTACTCACATAATGGTGCCCATGGGAGACGACTTTCAGTATGAAGACGCCGCAGTTAATTTCAAGAACATGGACAAACTGATTAA GTACGTCAACGATCGCCAATCGGGTGGATCTCAGGTCAACGTTTTCTACTCAACCCCTTCCTGCTATCTGTACGAATTGCACCAGCTGCAGCAAACGTGGCCCAACAAAACCGAAGATTTCTTTCCCTACTCCAGTGACTCGCACTCCTACTGGACGGGATATTTCACGTCGAGGCCTACGCAAAAACGCTTTCATCGGGATGGAAATCACTTCTTTCAGACGGTCAAGCAACTGAGTGTTCTGGCCAATTTGACCAGCCCGCAGCATGCGGAAGATCTTGAAAATCTAAGCCAGGCCATGGGAATTATGCAGCACCATGATGCTGTTACGGGCACCGAAAAGCAGGCTGTTGCCCGTGATTACGATCGTATGTTGTACAAGGCGATCGTTGGTGCCGAAAATAGTGCTCGCGATGCCCTTCGATCTCTGACCAATCTGACCTCAGGGCAGTTTGAAAGTTGCCTGGAACTGAACATAAGTGTCTGTGCATTCACCCAGAATAGTGCCAACAATGTGGTTGTCACTCTGGTAAGCCCATTGGCTCATGCCTCAACCCAGTATGTGCGTATTCCAGTGGAAAACAATAACTATATAGTCACCGACGAGAAAG GTCGTGAAGTACCCTCGGAGGTAATCCCCGTTCCTTGGCAAGTTTTGGCCATAGAACATCGATCGAATGACACGCAACACGAGTTGGTTTTCAAAGCCACTGTTGCAAAGATTGCCAACTTTTTAATTCGTGTTCTGCCTTCGCCAAAAAGTGTTGATCATGAGTATTTCCCCATAGGGAAAGCCATGGATGAGACCGACGTATTGATAGTGGAAAATTCG CTCGTGAAACTCACTTTTGATACAACTACGGGAGGcttaaaaaccatttcaatGAATGGCCTAACCGAAAACATTCAGCAAAGCTTTGGCATTTACAAGGGATTTCGAGGCAATAATGGCGAAGCCAAAAACCGCTCATCAGGGGCATATGTATTCCGTCCGAATGGAGGCATTGAAATACTAAGCAATAAGGCTGATATATCCTTCTACAATGGCACCAGAGTTAAGGAAGTCCATCAGCATGTGAACGAGTGGATCTCGCAGGTAATACGCCTTTACGAAGGGGTCAATCGCGTGGAATTTGAATGGTTGGTTGGTCCGATACCCACGAATGATGAGGTTGGAAAGGAGATAATCACCCGCTTCTCGAGCAATATATCCTCCAAAGGTCGATTTTACACCGACTCAAATGGTCGGGAAATGCTGGAACGCGAACGAAACCAGCGGGAACACTTCGATCCCGATATGTCGGAGGCAATAAGTGGTAACTACTACCCAGTGACCGGACAAATATCCCTGCAAGACGGCGAAAAGCGACTCACCCTGCTAAATGACCGAGCTCAGGGAGGAGCCAGCTTGATGGACGGAGAATTGGAGCTGATGCTGCATCGACGGCTGTTGAGTGACGATGCTTTTGGTGTTGGCGAAGCCCTAAATGAGACCCAGTATGGAACTGGTTTGATCGCAAGGGGAAAGGTTTATTTGATTCTCGATGTGGCAACGGAAAAACCAAATCACGCAGAGAGACTAGTTCAGCATGAGTTGGACCAACACTTTTGGAAGTTCTTCAGCAAATCCAATAGCGTACCCCATGTAAATAAGGACATGATTCCCGATTTTACCGACTTCCCTCGCTCCGTCGAACTTCTTTCTTTTGAACAATATTCAAAGGAACAAATATTGATACGAGTGGAGAACTTTAACACTAACGGAAACGTAGTTAGCTTTAACCTATATCCCCTCTTCACTTCCTTGAGTGGTTACCAGATTTGGGAGACCACTTTGGACGGAAATATGAAGCTTATCGATATGAAGAGATTCAAATTTAATCAAGATGGCTCTGGTAGTATTCCGTCCTCCGTTGAATATTTCTACGCTCCACATAGCCCGTTGTCGGCTGATTCTACGATGGCTGCTTCCGAATTCGTTGTCACACTGGTGCCAATGCAAATTCGTACGTTCATCATCCTACAAAAACCTATTTCATAA